In Rhizophagus irregularis chromosome 1, complete sequence, one genomic interval encodes:
- a CDS encoding RNA helicase codes for MSKFDRKADEKLVFETSEDVKVVPTFDAIGLKEDLLRGIYAYNFEKPSAIQQRAIVPIIKGRDVIAQAQSGTGKTATFSISILQCIDTTVRETQALVLSPTRELATQIQSVILALGDYMNVQCHACIGGTSVGEDIRKLDHGQHVVSGTPGRVFDMIRRRNLRTRHIKMLVLDEADELLNKGFKDQIYDVYRYLPPNTQVVLLSATLPYDVLEMTTKFMTEPIRILVKRDELTLEGIKQFFVAVEKEEWKFDTLCDLYDTLTITQAVIFCNTRRKVDWLTEKMREANFTVSSMHGDMPQKERDAIMQEFRQGSSRVLITTDVWARGIDVQQVSLVINYDLPSNRELYIHRIGRSGRFGRKGVAINFVTSDDVRILRDIEQFYSTQIDEMPMNVSDLL; via the exons ATGTCAAAG TTTGATCGAAAAGCTGATgaaaaattagtttttgaaACTAGTGAAGATGTGAAAGT GGTTCCCACCTTCGATGCCATAGGTTTAAAGGAAGATTTACTAAGGGGGATCTACGCCTATA ATTTTGAAAAGCCGTCGGCGATTCAGCAAAGAGCTATTGTTCCTATAATAAAAGGTCGAGATGTAATCGCACAAGCACAGTCTGGAACGGGTAAAACAGCTACCTTTTCCATTTCTATCCTTCAATGTATAGATACAACAGTTAGAGAAACCCAAGCTCTCGTTTTATCCCCTACAAGGGAATTGGCAACTCAAATACAGAGTGTGATATTAGCGCTTGGTGATTATATGAACGTACAATGTCACGCTTGTATTGGAGGGACTAGTGTTGGAGAGGATATTCGTAAATTAGATCATGGTCAGCACGTTGTTTCTGGTACACCAGGTCGTGTTTTTGACATGATTAGACGTCGAAATTTGCGAACTCGTCATATAAAGATGCTCGTATTAGATGAAGCTGATGAATTACTCAATAAAGGCTTCAAAGATCAAATATATGATGTATATCGATATCTTCCACCTAATACACAGGTCGTTCTTTTAAGTGCTACGTTACCTTACGATGTACTTGAAATGACTACAAAATTTATGACAGAACCTATTCGCATATTGGTTAAACGGGATGAATTGACATTGGAAggaattaaacaatttttcgTAGCAGTTGAAAAGGAGGAATGGAAATTTGATACTCTTTGTGATTTGTATGATACACTTACAATTACACAAGcggtaatattttgtaatacacGTCGAAAG GTCGATTGGTTAACTGAAAAAATGCGAGAAGCAAATTTTACGGTTTCATCAATGCATGGAGATATGCCTCAAAAAGAAAGGGATGCTATCATGCAGGAATTTCGTCAAGGCTCAAG TCGTGTGTTAATTACTACTGATGTATGGGCTCGCGGTATTGATGTCCAACAAGTATCTTTAGT aataaattacgATTTGCCAAGTAACCGTGAATTATATATTCATCGAATCGGTCGATCTGGTCGTTTTGGAagaaaag GGGTTGCTATCAACTTTGTGACTTCAGACGATGTTAGAATTCTTCGTGATATTGAACAGTTCTATAGTACTCAAATAGATGAGATGCCAATGAATGTGTCAGATTtgctttaa